The following proteins are co-located in the Triticum aestivum cultivar Chinese Spring chromosome 1A, IWGSC CS RefSeq v2.1, whole genome shotgun sequence genome:
- the LOC123191861 gene encoding protein disulfide isomerase-like 2-1, translating into MATPQIYRKTLLPVLLLLAAAALYPAAADGDEVLALTESTFEKEVGQDRGALVEFYAPWCGHCKKLAPEYEKLAASFKKAKSVLIAKVDCDEHKSVCSKYGVSGYPTIQWFPKGSLEPKKYEGQRTAEALTEYVNSEAATNVKIAAVPSSVVVLTEETFDSVVLDETKDVLVEFYAPWCGHCKSLAPIYEKVASVFKQDEGVVIANLDADKYTSLAEKYGVSGFPTLKFFPKGNKAGEEYESGRELDDFVKFINEKSGTSRDSKGQLTSEAGLVASLDALVKEFHSAADDKRKEILSKIEEEAAKLSGPAVKHGKIYVNVAKKILQKGSDYTKKETERLHRLLEKSISPSKADEFAIKKNILSAFSS; encoded by the exons ATGGCGACCCCTCAGATCTACCGCAAAAccctcctccccgtcctcctcctgcTCGCCGCCGCGGCGCTCTACCCAGCCGCCGccgacggcgacgaggtgctcgccCTCACGGAGTCCACCTTCGAGAAGGAGGTCGGCCAGGATCGTGGCGCGCTCGTCGAGTTCTACGCTCCCTG GTGTGGCCACTGCAAGAAGCTTGCTCCAGAATATGAGAAGCTTGCTGCAAGTTTTAAAAAGGCTAAATCAGTCTTGATTGCCAAG GTTGACTGCGATGAGCACAAGAGTGTGTGCAGCAAGTATGGAGTTTCTGGCTACCCCACAATCCAGTGGTTTCCCAAAGGTTCCTTGGAGCCCAAGAA GTATGAGGGTCAACGCACTGCTGAAGCCCTTACAGAATATGTTAACTCTGAAGCAG CAACCAATGTGAAGATAGCAGCAGTTCCTTCAAGTGTTGTGGTTCTGACCGAGGAAACCTTTGACTCAGTTGTCCTTGATGAAACCAAAGATGTCCTTGTTGAGTTCTATGCCCCATG GTGTGGTCACTGCAAGAGTCTTGCTCCG ATATATGAGAAGGTGGCCTCTGTTTTCAAGCAAGATGAGGGTGTCGTGATTGCTAATCTTGATGCTGACAAATACACAAGCTTGGCTGAGAA GTATGGAGTTTCTGGTTTTCCCACATTGAAGTTCTTCCCGAAGGGTAACAAAGCTGGTGAAGAGTATGAGAGCGGTCGGGAGTTGGATGACTTTGTTAAGTTCATTAATGAGAAAAGTGGAACTAGCCGTGATTCGAAGGGTCAGCTTACTTCAGAG GCTGGGCTTGTGGCAAGTTTGGATGCTCTTGTCAAGGAATTCCACAGTGCTGCTGATGACAAGCGGAAGGAAATCCTCTCTAAAATTGAAGAGGAGGCTGCGAAGCTCAGTGGTCCTGCTGTCAA GCACGGAAAGATCTATGTGAATGTTGCAAAGAAGATATTGCAGAAGGGCTCTGACTATACCAAGAAGGAAACTGAGAGGCTTCATCGCTTGTTGGAGAAG TCGATCAGTCCTTCCAAAGCCGATGAATTCGCCATCAAGAAGAACATTCTTTCAGCCTTCTCCTCTTAG